The genomic interval AATCAGAGCTTCACAAAAGCGACTGGGCGCCAGAAAACTTCATAGAATGCTTTCACAAACTCTTCAACATCATAAAATTAAATTAGGCAGGGATCGATTTTTCAATCTGTTGGCTGAAAATGGAATGCTTGTCCGTAAAAGAAAACGTAAGAAAATACGGACTACCGATTCTAATCATCCCTTCAAAAAATATCCTAATCTGATTAAAGAGCTGAAGCTTAGTCAGGCTAACCAGGTGTGGGTTAGTGATATTACTTACCTTCCTTTGGTAGGCTCCCGGTTCTGTTATTTGAGCCTGATAACTGATGCTTATTCAAGAAAAATCGTCGGTTATTGCTTACATCCATCACTGGAGGCCGAAGGGCCTATTGAGGCCTTAAAAATGGCTTTATCGGATATAAAGAATCCCATCAAATATAGCCTGATTCACCACTCTGACAGAGGGTCACAATATTGTAGTAAAAACTACATAGAATTACTTAATGATAGTCACGTCGGCATTAGTATGGCCGAGAAGGGCAACCCGTATGAAAATGCCATTGCTGAGCGAGTAAATGGAATATTAAAGTTAGAATTTGGCCTGGACCGGTTATTTAAAAACTATGAAGCCGCGGCTGCTATAGTAGCAGAGACTATCCGCATCTACAATGAACAAAGGCCTCATACAAGCTGCGACTATCTGACTCCGAATCAGGCACATACAAAACAAGGGGAATTAGTAAGGAGATGGCGAACCAAGAAAAAAGATGGTCCAAAATCAGGATTAACAGCAGATACTGTCAACCTGATCCAGGACTAAAATCTAAAGAAAACAACCTTTTTAGGATTATCTTTTAATATTGTAAAATTCAAACGGATTATCTCACCAAAAGTGTAAACCTATACCAGGATAAGACATATTGTAACGAATCTCAATCGAATAAGACGTAAAGCATCTTAGCTTCCCGGCCAACATCCCATGCCCAACCCGGAGCTACTTAGCGTTTATAACAAGCCAATGCTCATCGCGCCAAAACGGTGGCAAAACTTCCTGTACGCACAGAAAAACGACGAATCAGGCTTTGGATTCGGTAGAGGTATAGTCGAGGTAGCCTCATCTTCCCTTAATCTTCCGTTGCGGAACGGAAGATTAAGGGAAGATGAGGCTACCTCGACTATACCTCCACTATACCTCAAAGGAAATATTCGTCAACGAACACACTAAAATGCGTATTTCCCGTATATGTTTTTCTTCCTTTTCGTCTTAACTTTGTTATGTGATCAGAAAAATATGGCCGGTAAACACTTACATGCTTATTGCTGTCTGATCGCCGTATTTTAAGAAAAATCCGCGTTATCAACGCGTCAAAATAAATGTGTATTTCGTTACTGAGACAGGCGCGATAGCCCCTGTGTTACTGAGCGGAATCACTGAGGATATTTGTTTAGGGCAGGTGTTTTTATTCGCTACATCCGATAAGGTTGATCCTGGATGCCTATAGATGTTCATTCATCCCTGAAATTCTCAACCACAAAAAGGTCTAATTCCGGATACCTGGCTGCTGCCCTCTCAATAAGGACTTTGACATCATTCCAGTCAAGACCACCCAGGCCAGCACCTATTTTGGGCAATGCAATCTTATCCACTTTAAGTGTTGCGGCAATAGATACCATCTTTTCAATAGCTTCTCCAACAGCCTCTAAATTGGCTCTTGTTGTCCAACTGACCTGTGTTCCCAGATTGAAAACATATCCTTCACCGTAACAATACTCAAAAACACTACCGAGGGTGAATTTACCAGACTTACAAAGCGCCTTGTACTCATTATACATTTTAGGGAATCTCGCTTTGAATTCAACCGCAATACCTTTTCCCATCGCTCCGGCACAGTTACATCCATGCGCATAATTCACAACTCCATTGATCTTAAATATGTTACCAAATTCAATATATCTAACCATTTGCATTTTTTTTGAGCGGCCAAAGATAACATAATCCATAGATTGCATTTAATTGTCCCTACGCAATCGTTATCGGCAACGATTGCGTAAAAAAATTCGCAACCACCTGATCAACCTGTCAATTTATTGCTGAAATTCAACTTACCCCCTCATTACTATCTTTCAATAATTTAAAACCCACATTATGAAAAACAACTCCCTCATGATCTTGCTTTGCCTGGCTATTGCCAGCTGTCAGAAAAACAATTCAGTATCTCCCGACATTGCCGATGAAAAACGCTCTTTATCGACCGGTGTCACAGCAGCCGCCAGCAGTGTAACAGTAAATACAGAATCTGCGCTGAAAGCAGCTATCAGTGCTGCAAAGCCAGGCGACATTATCACTATCAGCGGAACGATTAAACTTACGAGTACCCTACAGTTGCTTAACAGCGGTACCTCCAGTGCCAAGATCAATTTCACCGGTGGTGTATTAGACTGTTCGGGTATCTCTTCCGGCTGGGGCGTAAAATGTAACGGAAGCTATTGGAACATTACTAACATGACCATTAAGAATGCACCGGATTGCGGTCTCGTATTCCAGTATGGCGGTTACAACTATGTATATAATGTGACCACTTCCGGCAATCATGATTCCGGTTTGCAGATCTATAACCAGTCGCACCACAATAACATCAGTTATTGCAACTCCAATGACAACTATGACACGCAGAATGGCGGTGAAAATGCAGACGGCTTTGCCTGTAAATTGTCGGCCGGAGCAGGTAACCGCTTCGACCACTGTACGGCCAACCACAATTCGGACGACGGTTGGGACCTGTATGGGCAACCTTCTACAGTGACCATCACCAATTGCACTGCCACGAACAACGGGTATGGCGGCAACGGAGATGGTAATGGCTTTAAGCTTGGCAGTTCGGGGCAGAACATACCACATACTGTTACAGGCTGCACATCCAGCTATAATAAGGCTTCAGGTTATGATGGGAACGGGAACACCGGTCACATTACCACTACCGGCAGCTCAGGTACCGGCAATGGGAAAGCGCTGTTTTACAGGATATATTAAAGATTGATATGGGGCGGTCAATTTCCGTCCTGACTTCCCGGAGAATAGCTTTTTAGCTGCTAATCCATCTTGAGCAGTGATAACGCCCATGATAATCGATTTGCATCCGGTTAAGGTAGACATAACAAAAGGCCATTATTGTTCTAATGACCTTTTGTTATATCAGTTAAAATATAAGCTTAAAGAAAGTTTTCGGAAAGCATCCTTATTTAGCACTTCCCTGATAAGTAAATTTCTGTCCGCCAAGGGCAGCCTCAAGCATTAAACCGCCTTTCTCCTGTGTAAAGACGAGTACACCATCACGGTACTTAACATTGGCAGCAGCACCCTCTTTGGCAGCGATCGCTGAGGCCTGTCCTGAAAATTCGAGCTTGTTGTCTTTAAAGTGATCCAGTGCGGCCTTGTCTTCAAAGAAGATCACTTCTCTATACGCCTGTCCACCAAACTGGAAACCTGCAGTGACCTGTACCATTTTTGCCAGGCCAATGAATTTTCCTTTTTCATAAACGGCTCCCCTGCCGGCAGCTCCACCAACACCTGCAGCACCTTTACCTACATTGGGGAAAATGACATATCCGTAACTATGGTCAAAAAGAGCATCCATTAGTTTGTCTGTCTGAACAAAGGCAGCTTTCGCCTTTCTGCTGTCATCAATAATCCTTTGTTTTTCCTGCCCTCTAACCATCAACGGAAGTAATGAGCCTGCTAGCAAAATAACGGCAAGGCCAATCAGATACTTTTTCATGGCAATAACTTTTGGTTAGAAAATTATAACCGGGCACGGCAAATCATTTCATGTGACTAACCAGGCACGGTCTGTCCTCATAATGCAAGTAATATGCCATCGCCAACAATAACCACAACGACGATATCTTCAGGTAGAAAGTTTATTTAATATTAGCAGATGTTTAGCACCAGCTGTGTCTCAAAAACACTTATATTCGTTACGATAATTTTATAACCCAGACACAAAAAGAACCATTATCTATGAGAAAGTTGTTCCCTGTTGCATTAATGCTATGCGCTATCTTTTCTTTATCCAGTTTTGCACCTGTACGTTCTGACGCTCCTGCGATCGAAAAGACTGCACGCAGGTATTCTTTTCCGATCTCCGGTACTACCGATGGTACACCCGGAGCCGGCCAGCCTGCCGGTACCATTGCCTACGAAATAAATGGCAGTGGAACTATCCCGTCTTCCATCACCTTCAGAACCTTGTCCGGTACTTCATTGGGAACTTATCCTTTTAGCCTGAGCTCTCCCGGAAACTACCTGGCTGGCGGCATGAAAACACAAACGTCGATTACAGCGGTGTATTTTCACATCAGCAACGCATGCGGCACCGGATATTGCGTAGAGTTCATTGGCGGAATTTGATAGCTAAGTAACGCTTAACGTCGTACAATTCTTTCAATATGGCAAAGAGAGCCTGTATCAAAATTGAAGATACAGGCTCTTTTTATTCGGGTACCTGATTAAGGCGGATGTCGTTCTGCTTTCCGCTTCCACCCGGATTACAAATACAATAACATAAGCACCCGCGTTAGCCCCGTCTGAGCAATATCAGTTATTGAAATCCTCAGAATCAGTCTTTGTCCTGCTCTTCATCACCTTTTTCAAATCGTATCTGTTCTAGGTTTGCATCATCAAGAAACCAAATCACAATTATGAAAAAGGTACTTTTATTCAACATCTTATGCTGCCTCAGTTTATTAGGCTTTGCTCAACAGAAAGGAGAATGGCGTGCACGCCTGAGAGCTACCGCTGTAGTTCCTGATGCCAGTGCTACGATCAGCACTATAGGCGGAAGCGTTGATATCTCTAATACAGTGATCCCCGAGCTGGACTTCACCTATTTCCTTTTTAACCGCGTATCTGCTAATCTCATACTGGGAACGACCAGGCATAAAGTAACGGCTAAGGGCACTGCTCTTGGTGATGTGGACCTAGGAAAAGTATGGCTGCTGCCTCCTACCCTGACCTTTCTCTATCAC from Chitinophaga filiformis carries:
- a CDS encoding OmpW/AlkL family protein; the protein is MKKVLLFNILCCLSLLGFAQQKGEWRARLRATAVVPDASATISTIGGSVDISNTVIPELDFTYFLFNRVSANLILGTTRHKVTAKGTALGDVDLGKVWLLPPTLTFLYHQPVGKGILPYAGAGVNYTIFYGAKEGPAIADISYKNKFGFATQLGVDIDISKKWFINVDAKKIWLKTENTVTTVPEVAGGATVYADTKINPWLFSVGAGFKF
- a CDS encoding YSC84-related protein — encoded protein: MKKYLIGLAVILLAGSLLPLMVRGQEKQRIIDDSRKAKAAFVQTDKLMDALFDHSYGYVIFPNVGKGAAGVGGAAGRGAVYEKGKFIGLAKMVQVTAGFQFGGQAYREVIFFEDKAALDHFKDNKLEFSGQASAIAAKEGAAANVKYRDGVLVFTQEKGGLMLEAALGGQKFTYQGSAK
- a CDS encoding right-handed parallel beta-helix repeat-containing protein, which translates into the protein MKNNSLMILLCLAIASCQKNNSVSPDIADEKRSLSTGVTAAASSVTVNTESALKAAISAAKPGDIITISGTIKLTSTLQLLNSGTSSAKINFTGGVLDCSGISSGWGVKCNGSYWNITNMTIKNAPDCGLVFQYGGYNYVYNVTTSGNHDSGLQIYNQSHHNNISYCNSNDNYDTQNGGENADGFACKLSAGAGNRFDHCTANHNSDDGWDLYGQPSTVTITNCTATNNGYGGNGDGNGFKLGSSGQNIPHTVTGCTSSYNKASGYDGNGNTGHITTTGSSGTGNGKALFYRIY
- a CDS encoding macro domain-containing protein, whose translation is MDYVIFGRSKKMQMVRYIEFGNIFKINGVVNYAHGCNCAGAMGKGIAVEFKARFPKMYNEYKALCKSGKFTLGSVFEYCYGEGYVFNLGTQVSWTTRANLEAVGEAIEKMVSIAATLKVDKIALPKIGAGLGGLDWNDVKVLIERAAARYPELDLFVVENFRDE
- a CDS encoding IS3 family transposase produces the protein MGNVCGLFGKSRQAFYKRKNSDHQFGLEMAIVLDKAEQIRASQKRLGARKLHRMLSQTLQHHKIKLGRDRFFNLLAENGMLVRKRKRKKIRTTDSNHPFKKYPNLIKELKLSQANQVWVSDITYLPLVGSRFCYLSLITDAYSRKIVGYCLHPSLEAEGPIEALKMALSDIKNPIKYSLIHHSDRGSQYCSKNYIELLNDSHVGISMAEKGNPYENAIAERVNGILKLEFGLDRLFKNYEAAAAIVAETIRIYNEQRPHTSCDYLTPNQAHTKQGELVRRWRTKKKDGPKSGLTADTVNLIQD